The genome window ACACCATCAACCTCGCCCCGGCCGACCAACGGAAGGACGGCACCGCCTTCGACCTCCCCATCGCCCTCGGCGTCCTCGTCGCCACGGGACAGCTCGACGCGGCCGCGGTCGACGGCGTGGCCGCGTTAGGCGAGCTGGGACTCGACGGCTCGGTGCGCGGCGTGCGCGGGATCCTCCCCGTCGCGTTGCATCTGGCGACGAGTGGCGCGCGGACGCGCGACGACCGGCTCACGCTCGTCGTCCCGCCGCACAACGCCGACGAGGCGCGGGTCGTCTCGCGGCTGCACAGCGTCGCCCCCGCCACACTCGGCGCGCTCGTGGCCGCGCTGCGCGCGCGAGGCACGGGGCGGTGGGACGGCATCGCGCCGCTGCCGCGCCGCGGCGAAACAGGGGGCGACGGCGCGGACGCGGACACGCCGACGCCGGGCCTCGTCGGCGCCGACGAGCGTCTCGACCTGCGCGACGTGGTCGGGCAGGAGTCGGCCAAGCGTGCCCTCGAGATCGCCGCCGCCGGCGGGCACGCCCTGCTGCTCGTCGGCCCACCGGGGGGCGGCAAGACGATGCTGGCGCGGCGACTCGCGGGAATCCTCCCGCCGCTCAGCGAGGACGAAGCGCTCGAGGTGATGGCGATTCAGTCGGTCGCCGGCGTCCTCTCGGCGCGCGGACGCATCGTGGGGGAGCGTCCCTTCCGAGCGCCGCACCATACCCTCTCGGTGGCGGCGCTCATCGGCGGCGGGTCGCTCCCCCGTCCCGGCGAGGTGAGTCTCGCGCATCACGGCGTCCTCTTCCTCGACGAGTTGCAGGAAATCCCCCGGGCGGTCCTCGACGCCCTTCGGCAACCCATGGAGGACGGGCGCGTGGTCATCTCGCGCGCGCAGCAGTCGCTGGCCTTCCCGGCTCGATTTGCCCTCGTCGGCGCCATGAATCCGTGCCCTTGTGGTCACGCCGGGCAGGGCACGCGCCCCTGCACCTGTACGCCGACCGACGTGTCGCGCCACCGCGCACGCGTCTCGGGGCCGCTCGCCGATCGCCTGGACATGACGATCCATGTCCCCGCCGTCTCCATCGCGGCACTCGGCGAAAGGACCGAGGGAGAGGCCTCGGCGCTCGTGCGCGCACGTGTCGTGGCCGCGCGTGTAAGGCAGCACGAGCGCTACCGACGACTTCGTCGCGTCACCTGCAATGCGCACGTCGCGGGGCGGTGGCTCGACGCGCACACCCCGATCTCCACGGATGCGCGATCGCTGCTCACCACCTCTGCCGACCGCCTCGCGCTTTCGGCGCGGGGCTACCATCGCGTGCTCAAAGTCGCGCGCACCGTCGCCGACCTCGATGGGAGCGATGGCATCGAGCAGATGCACGTTGCCGAAGCGCTCTTCGTTCGAACTCCCGACAGCCTGTCAGCGCGCGCGGAGGTCGCGTAGCTTTGCCGCATGTCGTCCTCTTCACGCGCGCCAGCGCCCATCGCCGACGTCGTTCCGCGCGCGGCGGTCGGCGCCGAAGCGGAGTCGGCCACCGACCTCGACGCTGGCGTCGACGCGGATGCGGCTGTGGGCGCCGAGGCCGAAGCGCGCGAGGCGGCCCTGGCCGGCTGGCTCCTGCAACAGGGGTCGGTCCTCGTCGGCTTCAGTGGCGGGGTCGATTCCGCGTATCTCGCGACGCTCGCGCTCGAGGTACTCGGCGCCACGCGGATGCTCGCGGTCATCGGACGCTCGGCCTCGTACCCGGCGTCGCAGTGGGCGACCGCGCGTGCGGTCGCCGATCGCTTCGGTATTCCGGTCCTCGAGGTCGACACCGACGAGCTGAACGATCCGCGCTACGCGGCCAATCCCGTCAATCGCTGCTACTACTGCAAGACCGAGTTGTGGGACCGACTCGCCCCGATCGCCGAGGAACGGGGGCTCGCGGTGGTGATCGACGGAACCAACGCCGACGATCTCGGTGACTATCGCCCGGGTGCGGCGGCAGCGCGCGAGCACGGCGTTCGCTCGCCGATGGCCGACGTGGGGCTCACCAAGCGCGACATCCGCGCCCTGTCGGCGCGCCGCGGGATCCCCACGTGGTCGCAGCCATCGTCGCCCTGCCTCTCGTCTCGCCTGCCGTACGGCACGGCGGTCACCCCAGCGCGTCTGGCGCAGGTCGAGCGCGCGGAGGCGGCGCTGCGCGCGCTTGGTGTGTCCGGCGACCTGCGCGTGCGACATCATGGAGAACTCGCGCGCGTCGAACTGGGGGCCGACGAACTCGCCGTCTGGCTGGAGCCGGCGTCGGCGGCGCGCGTGGCGAGCGCGGTGCGCGGCGCGGGCTTCGCGCGCGTGGCGATCGACCTGCGCGGCTTTCGCTCGGGATCGCTCAACGTCCTCAGTGGCGTGACCGCCGACGCATCATGAGCGCGGACGCACGCGGCGCGACCGGAACAAGCGCGCCGGAATCGGCGGAGCGATCGGCCGCGCTGCAACGGCTGCAGCGCGCGCTCGATGCCGGGCCGTTCGCCGCTACCGCGGAGGAACGCGGCGCGCTCGCCCTCGTGATCCCGCGAGCGGCGGGGGCCGGCGTCGACCGCGTCACGCGGGAGTGGTTGGTACAGGTCGCGATCGCCGCAGGATTCTCGCACGTCGCGCTGGAAATCGTCCCCCGGTCCGAGGCCCATGCGGCTCTTTCTGG of Gemmatimonadota bacterium contains these proteins:
- a CDS encoding YifB family Mg chelatase-like AAA ATPase, whose product is MLAAIRSAAVLGVEAYDVTVEVDATKGLPQWTIVGLAAGAVKEAKERVASALANAGFLLPPRRYTINLAPADQRKDGTAFDLPIALGVLVATGQLDAAAVDGVAALGELGLDGSVRGVRGILPVALHLATSGARTRDDRLTLVVPPHNADEARVVSRLHSVAPATLGALVAALRARGTGRWDGIAPLPRRGETGGDGADADTPTPGLVGADERLDLRDVVGQESAKRALEIAAAGGHALLLVGPPGGGKTMLARRLAGILPPLSEDEALEVMAIQSVAGVLSARGRIVGERPFRAPHHTLSVAALIGGGSLPRPGEVSLAHHGVLFLDELQEIPRAVLDALRQPMEDGRVVISRAQQSLAFPARFALVGAMNPCPCGHAGQGTRPCTCTPTDVSRHRARVSGPLADRLDMTIHVPAVSIAALGERTEGEASALVRARVVAARVRQHERYRRLRRVTCNAHVAGRWLDAHTPISTDARSLLTTSADRLALSARGYHRVLKVARTVADLDGSDGIEQMHVAEALFVRTPDSLSARAEVA
- the larE gene encoding ATP-dependent sacrificial sulfur transferase LarE, coding for MSSSSRAPAPIADVVPRAAVGAEAESATDLDAGVDADAAVGAEAEAREAALAGWLLQQGSVLVGFSGGVDSAYLATLALEVLGATRMLAVIGRSASYPASQWATARAVADRFGIPVLEVDTDELNDPRYAANPVNRCYYCKTELWDRLAPIAEERGLAVVIDGTNADDLGDYRPGAAAAREHGVRSPMADVGLTKRDIRALSARRGIPTWSQPSSPCLSSRLPYGTAVTPARLAQVERAEAALRALGVSGDLRVRHHGELARVELGADELAVWLEPASAARVASAVRGAGFARVAIDLRGFRSGSLNVLSGVTADAS